The Struthio camelus isolate bStrCam1 chromosome 5, bStrCam1.hap1, whole genome shotgun sequence genome has a segment encoding these proteins:
- the SLC24A4 gene encoding sodium/potassium/calcium exchanger 4 isoform X4, giving the protein MFYALAIVCDDFFVPSLEKICEKLHLSEDVAGATFMAAGSSTPELFASVIGVFITHGDVGVGTIVGSAVFNILCIIGVCGIFAGQVVHLTWWAVFRDSMYYTLSVIVLIVFIYDEKIVWWESLVLIVMYSFYILTMKYNVRMQNFFTIKNKNVGHGDTVNSELEDGNKCYASSCDDPSIPLLWKVKGMQQYGKNSVVMVDEIICSSPPKFRFPEAGLRIMITNKFGPRTRMRMASRLIINERQRLIQSANGSSKPLQNGKHENIENGNIPVVNQEEENEHDNLSPFSLPDGKMNKIKWILTWPLIFLLFCTIPNCSKPRWENFFMLTFILSTLWIALFSYFMVWMVTVIGYTLGIPDVIMGITFLAAGTSVPDCMASLIVARQGLGDMAVSNTIGSNVFDILVGLGVPWGLQTMVVNYGSYVKINSKGLVYSVALLLGSVALTVIGIHVNKWKLDRKLGIYVLFLYAIFLCFSILIEFNVFTFVNFPMCREEL; this is encoded by the exons aaactacATCTGAGTGAAGATGTTGCTGGAGCCACGTTCATGGCTGCAGGAAGCTCCACTCCAGAATTGTTTGCATCTGTTATAG GTGTCTTTATCACTCATGGAGATGTAGGAGTAGGGACTATTGTTGGTTCAGCAGTTTTCAACATCCTCTGCATCATTGGTGTCTGTGGAATATTTGCAGGACAG gTGGTTCATCTCACCTGGTGGGCTGTGTTCAGGGACTCTATGTACTATACGTTATCTGTGATCGTACTTATAGTT ttcatATATGATGAGAAAATAGTATG GTGGGAAAGCCTTGTACTCATCGTTATGTATTCATTCTACATACTTACTATGAA GTACAATGTGAGGATGCAAAATTTCTTCACTATCAAAAACAAGAATGTTGGACATGGTGACACAGTCAACAGTGAGCTGGAAGATGGTAATAAATGTTATGCCTCTAGTTGTGATGACCCATCCATTCCATTACTATGGAAAG TGAAGGGGATGCAGCAGTACGGCAAAAACAGTGTGGTCATGGTGGATGAGATCATCTGCTCCAGTCCCCCCAAGTTCCGGTTTCCTGAAGCTGGGTTACGGATAATGATTACAAATAAGTTTGGACCACGCACCAGAATGCGGATGGCAAGCCGTCTCATCATTAATGAG CGTCAGCGGCTAATCCAATCTGCAAATGGCTCAAGCAAACCGCTTCAGAATGGGAAGCATGAGAATATTGAAAATGGAAACATCCCTGTGGTGAAccaagaggaggaaaatgagcATGACAATCTGTCTCCGTTTTCATTGCCAG atggaaaaatgaacaaaatcaaaTGGATTTTGACATGGCCATTGATATTCCTGCTCTTTTGCACCATTCCAAACTGCAGCAAACCACGCTGGGAGAATTTTTTTATGCTGACATTCATCTTATCCACTCTTTGGATTGCCTTGTTTTCCTACTTTATGGTGTGGATG GTGACTGTGATTGGATACACCCTTGGGATACCAGATGTGATCATGGGCATCACTTTCCTAGCTGCAGGAACAAGCGTCCCAGACTGCATGGCCAGCTTAATAGTAGCAAGACAAG gCCTTGGTGACATGGCAGTATCCAACACAATAGGGAGCAATGTCTTTGACATTCTGGTGGGCCTTGGAGTTCCATGGGGCTTGCAGACCATGGTGGTTAATTATGGATCATAT GTTAAGATAAACAGTAAAGGACTGGTCTATTCAGTTGCACTTTTACTAGGATCAGTGGCACTTACT GTGATTGGAATCCATGTAAATAAGTGGAAGCTTGACAGGAAATTAGGCATCTACGTTTTGTTTCTTTATGCTATTTTCTTGTGTTTCTCTATATTGATAGAGTTTAATGTCTTCACTTTTGTCAACTTCCCAATGTGCCGAGAAGAACTTTAA